The following proteins come from a genomic window of Nitrospira sp.:
- a CDS encoding DNA-directed RNA polymerase omega subunit, which yields MIDMLGLLPQYTSNEFDSRHRLVIVASQRAKHLTQGAKPAGSSRFTKETTIALDEVLRGHTKYLTGKEARDAMKEAKRGKEGETERLAMMTGEDAREIKKELSVYVDDTVQPAAPAEE from the coding sequence ATGATCGATATGTTGGGGTTGTTGCCGCAATACACGTCAAATGAATTTGATTCCCGTCATAGATTGGTGATCGTCGCCTCGCAGCGGGCGAAGCACTTGACTCAAGGTGCTAAACCAGCGGGGTCCTCTCGCTTCACAAAAGAAACAACCATCGCACTTGACGAGGTGTTGAGAGGGCATACCAAGTATTTGACCGGAAAAGAGGCCCGGGATGCGATGAAGGAAGCCAAACGAGGGAAAGAGGGGGAAACCGAACGTTTAGCCATGATGACTGGGGAGGACGCCCGCGAAATCAAGAAGGAGCTCAGTGTGTACGTCGATGATACGGTGCAACCGGCGGCTCCGGCTGAGGAGTAA
- a CDS encoding phosphopantothenoylcysteine decarboxylase/phosphopantothenoylcysteine synthetase, with translation MVGAQSPINLRGKRLALGVTGSIAAYKAVGLLRSLAREGAAVSVVMTQAATKFVTPLTFEVLSGRRVATDLFESHEEMTHLAVPGQAHAIIVAPATANFLAKAALGLADDLLSTMLLNARCPVIVAPAMDGDMWTHPTVIQHVQALRSRGVVVLDPEIGSLASGQVAQGRLTAESRILDALHAVLIPQLDWQGQRVLVSAGPTQEPIDPVRFISNRSSGKMGYAIAEAARDRGAEVILVSGPSSLTPPPGVTTVSVSTASEMSDALNRHFPSSTVLIMAAAVADFRPKMPIGQKLKKQGKSELVLELEATPDILAMLSARRTSQIVVGFAAETEQVLSHAKDKLRGKGLDLIVANDVAQTGGGFGSDDNAVVILSATGEQKALRLMPKRRLADEILNAVRELCFISSRRESSVE, from the coding sequence TTGGTCGGAGCACAGTCGCCGATAAATCTACGGGGCAAGCGTCTTGCCCTTGGAGTGACCGGCAGCATTGCTGCGTATAAAGCGGTCGGCTTGCTTCGATCTCTTGCGCGTGAAGGGGCCGCCGTGTCAGTGGTCATGACTCAGGCTGCCACGAAATTTGTGACTCCCCTTACGTTTGAAGTCCTCTCGGGAAGACGGGTCGCGACGGATCTCTTTGAATCTCACGAAGAGATGACCCATCTTGCCGTCCCAGGACAAGCCCACGCAATTATTGTGGCGCCGGCTACGGCAAATTTTCTGGCAAAAGCGGCGCTTGGTCTGGCGGATGATCTGTTGAGTACGATGCTGTTGAATGCGCGATGTCCTGTGATAGTTGCTCCTGCCATGGATGGAGACATGTGGACACATCCTACGGTCATTCAACATGTCCAGGCGCTCCGATCTCGTGGCGTCGTTGTGCTGGATCCCGAAATCGGTTCGCTGGCATCAGGACAAGTCGCACAAGGAAGGCTTACGGCAGAGTCGAGAATCTTGGATGCCCTCCATGCGGTGCTGATTCCTCAGCTGGATTGGCAAGGACAACGGGTATTGGTATCCGCCGGGCCGACCCAAGAACCTATTGACCCGGTCCGGTTTATTTCCAACCGTTCCTCCGGGAAGATGGGGTATGCCATTGCAGAAGCCGCACGGGATCGGGGAGCGGAAGTTATCTTGGTTTCAGGACCTTCCTCTCTGACGCCTCCTCCGGGGGTCACTACTGTTTCAGTCAGTACGGCGAGCGAAATGAGCGATGCATTGAATCGGCATTTCCCGTCCTCTACGGTTCTGATCATGGCGGCAGCCGTCGCAGACTTTCGCCCCAAAATGCCGATCGGGCAGAAGCTCAAAAAACAGGGCAAATCTGAGCTCGTCCTCGAGCTTGAAGCCACTCCGGACATCCTCGCGATGCTGTCCGCGCGCCGAACATCGCAAATTGTGGTTGGTTTCGCGGCGGAAACCGAACAAGTACTGTCTCATGCGAAAGACAAGTTGAGAGGGAAAGGTCTGGATCTCATCGTTGCCAACGATGTCGCGCAAACGGGAGGTGGGTTTGGCAGCGATGACAATGCAGTCGTCATCCTCTCGGCTACGGGTGAACAGAAAGCGTTGAGGCTGATGCCCAAGCGCCGTCTGGCCGATGAAATTCTGAATGCCGTGCGCGAACTGTGTTTCATCTCGTCTCGGCGTGAGTCCTCGGTGGAGTGA
- a CDS encoding 3-dehydroquinate dehydratase II, with product MLRILVLHGPNLNLLGQREESVYGTATLDTIDASLIKLGGELGAELVIRQSNLEGELVNWIQEARRDYHGIIINPAAYTHTSIAIRDALAAVDLPTVEVHLSNIYRREEFRRHSYVSGIALAQIAGFGATGYLLALRGLCEYISASGSKRSSSGVPR from the coding sequence ATGCTGCGCATCCTAGTCCTTCACGGTCCCAATCTGAACCTGTTGGGTCAGCGGGAGGAATCCGTTTATGGGACGGCGACCCTTGATACGATCGATGCGTCGCTGATAAAGCTAGGTGGTGAACTTGGAGCTGAACTTGTTATTCGTCAGTCGAATCTTGAGGGGGAATTGGTGAACTGGATTCAAGAAGCGCGACGAGACTATCACGGCATTATCATCAATCCAGCGGCCTATACTCACACCAGCATCGCGATACGCGATGCGCTGGCCGCCGTTGATTTGCCTACCGTCGAGGTCCACCTGTCAAACATCTATCGGCGTGAAGAATTCAGGCGACATTCATATGTGTCGGGGATTGCGTTGGCACAGATTGCCGGGTTTGGTGCAACCGGGTATCTGTTGGCCTTGCGAGGACTGTGCGAGTACATATCCGCCAGCGGATCGAAACGTTCTTCTAGTGGAGTACCTCGATAA
- a CDS encoding Guanylate kinase: MSTAITTSNHPPGVLENRQAPERRGILYIISAPSGAGKTTLCKQIVASVSGLWHSVSFTTRKPRPGEEHGREYFFIEEKLFHDMVARHEFLEYAHVYSNWYGTPRKPLMEKMEQGIDVLLEIDVQGALQIKKKVGDAVYIFILPPSMDTLRARLQGRGSDSQEEIVRRLQKVKEEVWCFREYYYIVRNDDLTQSLRELQSIFVAERLKTKRMDMNWLEQSFILEKDAKIAEREPSSIL, translated from the coding sequence ATGAGCACTGCGATTACCACAAGTAACCATCCCCCGGGTGTTCTGGAGAATCGGCAAGCTCCTGAACGTCGGGGAATTCTGTACATTATTTCAGCGCCCTCAGGAGCGGGAAAGACGACCCTGTGTAAACAGATCGTGGCATCGGTCTCCGGGCTGTGGCATTCAGTGTCGTTTACGACAAGAAAACCGCGTCCGGGAGAAGAACACGGACGTGAGTACTTCTTTATTGAAGAGAAACTATTTCACGATATGGTTGCGAGACATGAATTCTTGGAATACGCACACGTGTATTCCAACTGGTACGGAACACCCCGGAAGCCGTTAATGGAGAAGATGGAGCAGGGCATCGATGTCTTGCTGGAAATCGATGTCCAGGGTGCGCTTCAGATTAAAAAGAAGGTCGGCGATGCCGTCTATATCTTCATCCTCCCTCCATCGATGGATACTCTGCGTGCTCGACTCCAAGGTCGGGGATCGGACTCTCAGGAGGAGATTGTTCGCCGACTACAAAAGGTGAAAGAAGAAGTGTGGTGTTTCAGGGAATATTATTACATCGTTCGCAACGATGATCTGACCCAATCCCTTCGTGAGTTGCAAAGCATATTTGTTGCGGAACGTCTGAAGACGAAACGGATGGACATGAACTGGCTTGAACAAAGCTTTATCCTTGAGAAAGATGCAAAAATCGCGGAAAGAGAACCATCATCCATTTTATAA
- a CDS encoding Translation elongation factor P: MISTVDFRSGVRLMVEGEPFYIVEFQHVKPGKGGAFVRTKLKSYLSGNVLDRTFRSGERFEEPDLEERDMQFLYASGNSYTLMDTETYEQLTFERSQLGENADLLKENMVAKILIYEHRPIAVELPNFIELKVVDAEPGVRGDTASGGTKPAVVETGATIKVPLYLEVGTVIRIDTRTRSYVERVR, from the coding sequence GTGATTTCCACGGTGGATTTTCGTAGCGGGGTACGCTTGATGGTCGAAGGCGAGCCTTTTTATATCGTCGAGTTTCAGCACGTCAAGCCTGGCAAAGGCGGTGCCTTCGTACGGACGAAGTTGAAAAGCTATCTCTCTGGAAATGTGTTGGACCGAACCTTTCGCTCAGGAGAACGGTTTGAAGAGCCGGATTTGGAAGAGCGCGACATGCAGTTTCTCTACGCATCCGGAAACTCCTATACACTGATGGACACTGAGACGTATGAGCAATTGACGTTTGAGAGGAGTCAGTTGGGAGAGAACGCCGATCTGTTGAAAGAAAATATGGTCGCCAAAATCCTCATCTATGAGCATCGCCCGATTGCCGTCGAGTTGCCGAACTTCATCGAGCTCAAGGTCGTCGATGCGGAGCCCGGTGTGCGGGGAGACACTGCGTCAGGAGGAACCAAACCGGCGGTCGTGGAAACGGGAGCGACGATCAAAGTTCCGCTCTATTTGGAGGTCGGCACCGTCATTCGAATCGATACCCGCACGAGGTCCTATGTGGAGCGTGTTCGGTGA